Below is a window of Gossypium hirsutum isolate 1008001.06 chromosome A12, Gossypium_hirsutum_v2.1, whole genome shotgun sequence DNA.
ATTACTTTTTTCGCCATTTTCCCATTCGATAAggaaagaaaaaacaaacaatGTTTAAGTTTTGATGTTCATGTTGCAGTTGGGATTCATGCTGCTCACTTTAATCTGGAGGTTGAATTTCCCACCATTTATGGTCCTAATCATTGCCATTCTTAATGATGGTAAGTGATTACCGTAACACTCTTCTTGTTGGATTCTCCCCTTTCTTCTTTCGCTAGTTACGGTTAGATGGTTTTCGTTCTTTCAAGGTACCATTATGACAATATCGAAAGACCGTGTCAAGCCATCACCGGTTCCTGACTCTTGGAAACTCAAAGAAATCTTTGCTACTGGCATTGTCTTGGGCAGCTACTTGGCCTTAATGACTGTCATATTCTTCTGGGCAGCATATGAAACTGATTTCTTTCCGGTAAATGCGAATTACTAGTTCGATCTCTAATAAAAGCACAGTCAAGATGTCATTCTGGTTCATCTAGGGAATGTTATGTATGAACTCTTTATTCTCTCCTTTGTACCTCAGGATAAATTCGGCGTAAGAAGCTTGAGCAAAAAGAGCTTTGATCTTAAACAAGAGAGTGAAAGACGCAAGGTGAATGCACTTTTATCGTCTGCAGTGTACCTCCAAGTTAGCACCATCAGCCAGGCTCTCATATTCGTGACTCGCTCTCGAGGATGGTCATTCACAGAACGACCCGGTCTCCTCCTCGTTACTGCTTTCATCATTGCTCAACTCGTAAGCTAGCTCAAAACCCAAGTTTTGTTTTTTCTTATGAACATGACAACATATAGAGTCGAGTACTCTAGTTCAGTTGATAAACAAATGAAGCTTTCATGTATAATTGCAGGTGGCGACTGTTATTTCAGCTCAAGCAACATGGAGTTTTGCTGGAATCAGAGCAGTTGGGTGGGGATGGTGTGGTGTTATTTGGATTTACAACATTTTAACCTATTTTCTACTTGATCCCATCAAGTTTGCAGTTCGATATGCACTGAGTGGGAAAGCCTGGGATCTTGTGCTTAACCAAAGAGTAAAATACTAAAAAACACTTGCCTCACTAATATTCCATTGAATCTTGGCATTGTTTTCTAAGTGTGGGATTTGTGTATGTATCCACAGACGGCATTCAGCACCCAAAAGGACTTCGGGAAAGAGGCTCGTGAGGCAGCATGGGCTGCTGAACAGAGAACACTCCATGGCCTACAGTCAACCTCGGACGCCAAGATCACTGAAAAGCACAATTTTAGAGACATAAGTGTCATGGCAGAAGAGGCAAGAAGGCGTGCAGAGATTGCAAGGTACCTTAGTCTTCCATTCTAAATAATCCGAGTTGGAGTAACACAGCAAATGAAACTAAttctaatattttaatcattGATGTGATGTGCAGATTGAGAGAAATTCATACACTGAAAGGCAAAGTGGAGTCTTTTGCCAAGTTGAGAGGATTGGAGATTGATGTGAACCCACATTACACGGTTTGATTTGATGAGAAGGGGGTAATCTTTTCAAAGTCTACACTTCCACTTCCATTTCTCGCTTTCCTTTTTTTTGCTTGAATTGTTGTTGTATTCATGTATTGCTGGCTCTTAAAACCCATTTCGAGCTGTAATTTTCTGCCCATTGATACCCGGAAACGTAACTGATGTTGCTCAATGATTCTGTATGTACTATCAATAAGAGCCTTCAATGCTAATATCATCATTTACTCAAAAACGAGAGTTTGCCTTATTTCATTGTTCTTCCTGTAATTGTCTTTCCACActtaaaaaataaagttatttttttaaaaagttttttatatacctaattttttttttcaatttagtacttaaagTATACTCACTTTTCAATTTGGTGCTTCAAATAtggctttaaaaaaaattcttataggCCGTCACAAAGCACTACATAGCATTTTTTTTATTGGTCAAAGTTTCCGATTTAACATCAATTACAAAAtagacaaaattaaaaaaaaattatattttaaggatcaaattggaacaaaatttaagtatgaaaatgaaaaaataaaaatacttcaagaattaattaagtttttttttaaacaagttaaagttgttcaaaaaatttaatcaatatgtttttttatttatttacgaatCCAAATTATTTCTATGAACACTTCAATTTTAGTCTTAGGCAAAAAGAATTATACTGTTTTGAGTGACTGTGGTTTTATTTGGGTAAACAATATTTAAGGTGATTAagctattaataaatttacgttttaattactcaactttaaaaaattacaaaagagtcattaaactatttaaaaaaattcatttaagtcactattctgttaaactatttaaaaaaattcatttaagtcACTACTCTGTTGTATGTCCAATTGGAAGCCcttctttctcttctcttcttcaatttaattttttttcataaaatagttttgaatattacaaacttataaattaaaattaaaatgacttTCTTCTACAATCTCCAACATTGACCACtagatcaacttggatctaagatatATTCTTTTAATCGATAATGGGTATTGATCTACCATAACAATCGTCCTGTCATTTGGAACTCCTTAattagactttaaaaaaaaaacctcttaaAAGCCcttgactttaaaaaaaattcaaatagtttattatcttaaataaaaaattttaaataatttaatgattattttataattttataattaaaattaaataatataaatataaatttattaataatttaataatttaatcatcgGTGTAACAAAATTGAATTCTCAAGTAGAGTAGACTTTAGACCTTGACGTAACACTAAAACGTCAAAATGTTGACTAAAATCTTTGAAAACCTATAGGCAAACTAAAAAAAGACCAAAAAGGCAAAGAAagatttttagattaaattaaaacgAGACCATAATTctaatttctaaattattttactttttatgctAGACGAAGTGATCTTGAACTTCACTTTATCTGTGAAAACCCTTCATTGATCCATGCAGATTCTAAATACAAACAACAAAGTTGCTTGAATTAAGTTGTCtgggaaaaaaaaaaaaccattcttTTTTGATCTCTGCTCCAAAAGTTGTCACCTTTAATCTCTCTTCGGCTCCTCTTCTTAGGTAAGTTTAAAAGcctcaatttcctttttttttcccctaatttgtttttatgttttctttcttGTTTGCGATTTGGATGGTATATTGCTATTTTcactatgtttattttatttggaaaCTTAATTTTACCCAAATTGGAAAAAATCCCAACATTTTTAGTTTATATTGCTTTGTAACCAAGTTTGGTCATTGGGGATTTCTTCTTTCTGGGTTTATATGCTTCATTCAAGTTTTATGATATTATGCTAAGTAGTAGAGAATAAATTGTATACTAAATGAACTTTGATTCCTTACTGGTTCAACCCATCATATATTAGTTTTCATGGTTTAATGCTAAGAATGAGGAGCTTATGATATAGATTGAAGAATCAAGGTTAGATTTTAAGGCACAATGCGGTTGTTTCCATCAAATTCGAGTGTGAAAAAGAGGCAGAGTAATGGGGGAAGCAATGGTGCTTTGTTGTATCTCAATGTCTATGATCTCACACCTATGAATAACTATCTTTTCTGGTTCGGGCTTGGGATTTTCCACTCCGGTATCGAAGGTAGCATCTCTCCTTTATGTTCATTCCAATTTAATAAACAAATCATGCAAGTTAATTCCAATTTATATTAAGTATTTACATTTGTGGCATTATTTAGTCTCTGATTGCTGTTATCTACAATTTAATAAAGTTCATCCATGGTCTATATCTTATGATGTTCGgtaatttattaaaagaaaattgctaattttatttttccttttctttcttttcatgcTATTTTATGTTCTAATTTTCTTAGCTATTAACCTATTGTGTTTTGATTGCTAATCAGTTTATGGTTTGGAGTATGGCTATGGAGCACACGAGGACCCTACAAGTGGAGTGTTTGAATTGGAACCGAGAAGTTGTCCTGGTTTCATCTTCAGACGTTCAGTATTATTGGGCAGCACTAGCATGTCTCGTTCAGAATTTCAGTTATTTATTGAACAGCTTTCGCAAAAGTACCATGGGGACACGTATCATTTGATCACTAAGAATTGTAACCATTTCACCGATGAAGTATGCCTGCAGCTAACTGGAAAGCCTATTCCTGGGTGGGTAAATAGGCTGGCTAGACTAGGTGAGAAAACAGCCGGTTTTTCACGTTCTTGTCATCCAATAAGATTTGTGATCCCTAAGTATTTTTCGAGATGGCTTCTAGTTGCAGTAGATTGCATATTCATACAACATGGTTAGAAAGTATCTCTCGTTGTTAGATAATTGCCTTAGTTCTAGGTTCAGATTGTCCAGCATGGAAGTTGGAACGTTAGAATCATTATTTGAATGTCTATATTTGAACGATTGGATGAAATATAGCATCCAGGGGTTCTAGGATATGTAACTGTGGTATGTGTAGTCCATGGCTCTATGCAATTATTTTATTTGATCAATGCAGTTTTTGAAGTTTCAGGTTCATTTTGTAACTGTCTACTTCCGGAAAGCATTCAGGTTACTGCGGTTCGACATCTTCCTGACAATCCAGCATATTCTGGTAAGCTTCTTCTGGCCACCATGTCTCGTAgttcatcattttcttttaaagtttttacCAAATTTATGCTCATTAGTCCACACTGCTGTAGCGAATCGCCAGTGATGGATCTAAAAGCAGTTTTTCACTGGAGCTATATGCATACTTatgttcaaattttgttatacgATCAAGATTGTGTATACTTGTGTGTGCACGCGCATGTGCATATATATACTCGTATTTATCAAGATATTTTTCCAATACAGATGATGAGAGATTAGATTCTGCTGCAATGTCGTTAACAGCAGAGAgtgaggaagaggaagaggaagaggatgGAGTCACAGATCATCATCTGCTGACTATACCAAATAGCAATGTTGCATTTCTCAAAGAAAAGACAGTGTGGCTTACCAGAGAACTATGATTTCCCCCTGGACTGTAATTGTTTCTTTTGTGGGTCTTTATTCGTTCTTGTAGCATACATTCCCAAATGCATGAGAGTGTATCAGATTCAGATATCTTCAAGGTTCGGTGATGATGCTATGGGCttcatttttattctaaaatGTTCTGCCGTGCCCGAACATATTCATTTACTACCCTTAATGACATGGGTGGTCCGAGTCTGTACCATTATATGTtgtattttcttcatctctttgtAAAAAATCTATTATATATGATTTCTATATGCTTTAAGATTAATTGAAGCTGAAAGATTGAATTTTGTGTTATTGTTGTGAATGCATGAAGCAGTCGATGGCTACTACTGTTATGGATGTTCAATCGGGGCAGCAGCTTCCACTACATTTGCAAACACAAATTTAATTTCCAAATGCATGAGCATTGCTCCCTCAAGTCTCCCATGGAGTCTGAAGATTACGAGGATGACTTAACTATTCTACATTTCACGCATCGACAACCATTGAGACCTGTAGATCTAAACATGGCAGATAGAGTTGGCTGTGCCATATGCAAAAACCTCTGCTTTGGGTCAATCAATGGTTGCCAATTCTGCAACTCTTTCTTTCGTAACACTTGCATGGTGACTGTTCTGTAAAAGGTCAATCATTTCTTCCTCCCATGCCCTCTTATTTTGTTCACATATTCGCACACCGTGCCGGTTGTGATGATTGCAAGCTTCGCTCGATCTTGATGTTCATCTGATTCAACATTTCACCCATAGGCATTCATTGAAGCTTGTTGAGATGCTAAAAGTAGTTGCTTCGGTTCTGCTTATATTCGCAAGAAATGCAGCTTTTACGGCCACAAATCATTGCATAACCGAAGCTCCACCACAGATCAACCACTCATTTCATCAATGTCCCCTCATTAAAAgctgattatatagatcaaagaATCCTTGATGGTAAAGAATAGAAGATTTCTGCAATTGAATCGACTCTTTCAAAGCTTAGGTTAGAGTGAGAGGCATTACGGAAGTAGACTAAGTGAAAGCAGTAACAGGAAAATTAGAAGGTAATGATGTTGAACGGATACATGCACCCAAAATAAATATAGAACTGATAAAAGTTATTGAGATAATTAACGGCGGAAGCAACAGCAACAACACAAATATATTCATATGAAAAGGATGGGTTTCTTTTCGGATTCTATTTATGATCCAAACTCTTCACGGCATACAAAGTTTGATGCTTCAAGCTAATAACTTGGATACTTCTTTCACTTCACTTTATCACCCTCTTTTAATGCAATAATAACTTTCACTTGTTCAGaggaattttattaaaatttcaaacaaaaaatcaaattttgtaaagagattttaaGCCATTCAAGTTTCATCTAAAGagctattttttcaaaattactcataatcttatttatttaatatgcATGGatctattattaaaaaaaacatattaaacttcaaaaaatgatttttaaatatatttttatattttatattattaaaaatatttttttacaaatataataatattcatgtggcatttttttatatattttctaacatcattattattttactCATTAAATTTCaatagcctattttttttttaaatttaaaatttagtgtcGAAGAAAATAGATACAACAGTAACGAGATTTATTAGTCCACAGGGGACTGTTAAAGTGGTTCAGTTCACAGGAGATTTAAGTCGACAAGCTACCATAGCTTAGCAAAGCAATAATCTGAACGTGTGTGAAATAAATACATCCTATCGGATTTCAGATTCCGTGTTTTTCGCCTTATTTTCACCAATCACAACCCTCCATCCTTCACCCTTTCTTCAAACTTCCAACCACCAACTTCCTCTCATAGCTCCTGCCTGCAACCAAACCCCAATTTAATTCAGAAgaaaaagttaatatatatagAGAAAGAATACCTCAGAAATAAACAATATTTCATGGATTTTCCCTCTAAATTCCTTGCCTTTATTCCCTTTCTTGTATTTGTAATCACCCCATTTTCTCATTCCATCCCCTTCATTGTCATCCATggtaaattgttttcttttttcatctACTATCATCTTTTTTACCGTATCAAGCTTAAACTTTTCAGGGTTTTTCTTTCTTTGGTTACAGGGATTGGAGATCAGTGTGCCAATCGTGGAGTCAAACAGTTCACTGAACTTCTCACTAACTTTTCTGGGTCTAAAGGATATTGCTTGTATGTATATGCTTCTTcagctttctttcttttcctttccttttttcaCAATTgcgaatttgattttccttttcgAACATGCAGAGAAATTGGAGGTGGGACATGGGATTCCTGGTTTATGCCTCTGGAAGAACAGGTATAACTTCTTACAACATGAAAAAAGGATTCCATTAACTGTCATTTTGGCTGAAACATTTATTATTTTCTGGTTTcttttataataacaaattttgttGCTTGTTGTTTACAGGCAAATTTCGTTTGTAAGAAGGTGACATAAATCATTACGGCCAATTCCTTGGTTTTTCTTTGTGGGTCTGGGTTTTGGAGTTTATGTTTCCTTTGATAAAACTCCAGCATCTTGTCAACAGGTTAAGCAAATGAAAGAACTCAGTAAGGGTTACAACATAGTTGGTCTCTCCCAGGTATTTCTTATTTACATTTATTGTGATTGCTTTCATGTAAAAGAATTGAGGTTCATTTCACTAATTGATGGACAACTACTTAATTTCTTCACTGATATTCCATTTAAGAGGATAGCTTTTGGTAGGATTTACATATTGTTGTGTCCTCCTTTTATGCATTATATCGTTGCATTGAGTAGTGAAATTTGTAGAAGAAACTTAGAGCTTACATGTTAATGCTACTAACCTTATCCGTTACAAGACTaggaaaaatttactaatatatagAAGAAATGCATCTGAATTTGTATCAGTCTTTTCGGTTGTGTTTTTAGTTTGATCATTGCTGTGAAGGCAACTTTCATACATGTACTGTAATTCTTAAAAATTGACTTTGGTTTAACAGGGTAACTTGATAGGACGGGCTGTTGTCGAGTTTTGTGATGGTGCACCTCAGGTACGAGCCGGCTTTCCCTTAAGCTTCTCTTTCTCAGAAGATCAGCATGTTGGTTGAGGGAAAATGGAAGATTAACTTGTTGCTCTCGTATTTATTGAATCTTTACAAATGATTTTCTGCCTTGGAAATGATGAAACAGGTGAAGAATTTCATCTCTTTAGGAGGGCCTCATGCTGGTACTGCTTCTGTTCCTCTTTGTGGTGTAAGTGCCCTGCGACTCTTTGAATCTGATATGGACGCTTTAATTGCAATAGGagtatttagttttatttatttattatatcaggttttactaagagttttagttttactatATTAGGTTTTTGTTTCCTTcataaactctaagttaggaattcTATTTTATGTCAATTAGGACTCTTTCCTTTGTTATTAACAGTCTATAAAAGGctgccaatatgaaataaagaggTAAGCAATTATTCTATCAAAAGAAACGTTATTTTGAGAGGGGGTTCAGTCAAGGACGAATCTGCcttttgagtaaccataggtcgaagCAAGAATTCTTTCCCGTTTAGACCTGTGACTAGATCCTACGCCAAGGCGCATACCATAATCATGCTCTCTTTAGCCCATGAAATGCTGCATGTTCACTTTTAACAGTCTTATGGGACTTTAGTTTAGTAtgacttaattattaattttattatttaattgaaattaagtCTTTCACATATAAATTACAAGACTTGAGGAGCTGGTTATCAAGACCCATCATTAAGATCTAGGGATACTAAGGATCTTGCATCCTAACAGAATCAAACTAAATGATCTGAGTTGGTTGACTGTGTTTTCAATGCTTACTTTCTAACTCTCGTTCGGACGCTTTCCTCTGTTATCTATGCATTAGGAAACCATTAAGCATTTATTTCTCAACATTAATCTATCTTAAACTAAAAGTATGTACTGGTATTATTGATAAAATGACATGGTAGATGACTATTCTAGCCTATTCAAAACTCCTTTAATCCTATCAGGAGCTGTATTGTTTTTGTCTGTTGTTGAAGCAGATTATTTTGGTATTGCAGTCTGGTTTTCTGTGCCTGATTGCAGACAAGCTAATCAAGTCAGAGATATACAGCGACTATGTCCAAGTATACATCTTTTCCCCGAGGCTTGTTAACTCGTACACTCATCTTTCTTCATGATTTTGAGGAACCATGCAACTTTCAACAGTTTCCAGATACCTTGTTACATTTACTTATTTCTGATTGCCATTTTGCAGGCTCATCTGGCTCCAAGTGGTTATCTAAAATTA
It encodes the following:
- the LOC107886054 gene encoding deSI-like protein At4g17486 isoform X2; translation: MRLFPSNSSVKKRQSNGGSNGALLYLNVYDLTPMNNYLFWFGLGIFHSGIEVYGLEYGYGAHEDPTSGVFELEPRSCPGFIFRRSVLLGSTSMSRSEFQLFIEQLSQKYHGDTYHLITKNCNHFTDEVCLQLTGKPIPGWVNRLARLGSFCNCLLPESIQVTAVRHLPDNPAYSDDERLDSAAMSLTAESEEEEEEEDGVTDHHLLTIPNSNVAFLKEKTVWLTREL
- the LOC107886054 gene encoding deSI-like protein At4g17486 isoform X1, giving the protein MRLFPSNSSVKKRQSNGGSNGALLYLNVYDLTPMNNYLFWFGLGIFHSGIEVYGLEYGYGAHEDPTSGVFELEPRSCPGFIFRRSVLLGSTSMSRSEFQLFIEQLSQKYHGDTYHLITKNCNHFTDEVCLQLTGKPIPGWVNRLARLVSGSFCNCLLPESIQVTAVRHLPDNPAYSDDERLDSAAMSLTAESEEEEEEEDGVTDHHLLTIPNSNVAFLKEKTVWLTREL